A genomic segment from Longimicrobiales bacterium encodes:
- a CDS encoding YdcF family protein produces MSALSRIGRFMAGVFLSVILLWTMSIAAVMVAGAWPGTREVDAIVVLGAAQYNGRPSPVLQARLDHALDLYDRGLARHLIFTGGTGVGDTV; encoded by the coding sequence GTGAGTGCACTGTCGCGCATCGGCCGCTTCATGGCCGGCGTCTTCCTGAGCGTCATCCTGCTGTGGACCATGTCCATCGCCGCCGTCATGGTGGCCGGTGCCTGGCCCGGCACGCGGGAAGTCGATGCGATTGTCGTGCTGGGCGCGGCGCAGTACAACGGCCGACCGTCACCCGTGCTCCAGGCACGGCTCGATCATGCGCTCGACCTCTATGACCGCGGGCTCGCCCGTCACCTGATCTTCACGGGCGGTACCGGCGTCGGCGACACCGT